A window of the Yersinia rochesterensis genome harbors these coding sequences:
- a CDS encoding TA system toxin CbtA family protein, translating to MHISSVPATVPVASRLSPVQVWQQLLTYLLDHHYGLTLNDTPFHDDTAIQEHIEAGITLADAVNFLVERYELIRTDRKGFTWQEQTPFLTATDILRAKRATGLMNT from the coding sequence ATGCACATTTCATCTGTACCGGCCACGGTGCCGGTTGCGTCACGCTTGTCGCCCGTACAGGTCTGGCAGCAACTTTTAACGTATCTGCTGGATCACCATTACGGTCTGACACTTAACGACACGCCATTCCATGATGACACGGCCATTCAGGAGCATATCGAAGCGGGAATAACATTGGCTGATGCGGTGAATTTCCTGGTGGAACGTTATGAACTGATACGCACTGACCGCAAAGGGTTTACATGGCAGGAGCAGACACCGTTCCTGACGGCTACCGATATTCTCAGAGCAAAGCGAGCTACCGGATTAATGAATACGTAA
- a CDS encoding heme ABC transporter permease: MWKWFHQFAKPERLYQLCGRFIPWLAIGAAVCLIVGWVWGLGFAPSDYQQGNSFRIMYLHVPAAIWSMGIYMSMAIAAFVGLIWQIKMSDNLVAAMAPVGAVFTFIALVTGSAWGKPMWGTWWIWDARLTSELVLLFLYLGVIALYNAFEDRKLAGRAAGILVLVGVVNIPIIHFSVVWWNTLHQGSTNMQQSIDPSMRSPLRWAIFGYLFFFITLTLMRLRNLILQQERHRPWVAALLRKEPRV, encoded by the coding sequence ATGTGGAAATGGTTTCATCAATTCGCTAAACCCGAGCGGCTCTATCAGCTGTGTGGCCGATTTATTCCATGGCTGGCGATTGGGGCTGCTGTCTGCTTGATTGTGGGCTGGGTGTGGGGGCTTGGTTTTGCTCCATCGGATTACCAACAAGGTAATAGCTTCCGTATCATGTACTTGCATGTTCCGGCAGCAATTTGGTCGATGGGCATTTATATGTCGATGGCTATCGCGGCGTTTGTTGGTTTAATCTGGCAAATAAAAATGTCTGATAACCTGGTCGCGGCTATGGCCCCGGTGGGCGCGGTGTTCACCTTTATTGCTTTGGTCACCGGTTCGGCTTGGGGTAAACCGATGTGGGGAACTTGGTGGATCTGGGACGCGCGGCTGACTTCTGAGTTAGTGCTATTGTTCCTTTATCTGGGGGTGATCGCCCTGTATAACGCCTTCGAAGACCGCAAATTGGCGGGGCGAGCTGCCGGTATTTTGGTATTGGTCGGCGTGGTCAATATTCCCATCATTCATTTCTCTGTCGTGTGGTGGAACACCTTGCATCAGGGTTCCACTAACATGCAGCAAAGCATTGATCCGAGCATGCGTTCACCACTGCGCTGGGCCATTTTTGGCTATTTATTCTTCTTTATCACTCTGACATTAATGCGTTTGCGCAATCTGATTTTGCAACAAGAGCGGCATCGCCCTTGGGTTGCCGCTCTCTTGCGTAAGGAGCCTCGCGTATGA
- the ccmA gene encoding cytochrome c biogenesis heme-transporting ATPase CcmA, translating to MLEAKNLTCIRDERRLFQQLSFCVAAGEIVQVEGQNGAGKTSLLRILAGLADADEGQVHWRGENIRRDRARYHQDLLFLGHQPGIKSVLTPFENLAFYQSVFQQVDSAAIWQALSQVGLVGYEDLPVSQLSAGQQRRVALARLWLSQAPLWILDEPLTAIDKQGVSTLLPLFVEHAAKGGMVLLTTHQDLDGVGQQVRKIRLTNTQVN from the coding sequence ATGCTGGAAGCTAAAAACCTGACCTGCATCCGAGATGAAAGACGCTTATTCCAACAGCTCAGTTTTTGTGTGGCTGCGGGAGAGATTGTGCAGGTAGAGGGGCAAAATGGGGCGGGTAAAACCAGCTTATTGCGCATTCTGGCGGGGTTGGCTGATGCCGACGAAGGACAGGTGCATTGGCGGGGAGAAAACATCCGCCGCGATCGCGCCCGCTATCATCAGGATTTATTATTTTTAGGCCATCAGCCGGGAATCAAGTCTGTCCTGACTCCTTTTGAAAATCTGGCATTTTATCAGTCGGTTTTTCAACAGGTTGATAGTGCTGCAATCTGGCAGGCCTTGTCTCAAGTCGGGCTGGTGGGATATGAAGATTTACCGGTATCGCAGTTGTCTGCCGGCCAGCAGCGACGGGTGGCTTTGGCCCGTTTGTGGTTGAGTCAAGCGCCATTATGGATTTTGGATGAACCATTGACCGCGATTGATAAGCAGGGCGTTAGCACGTTGTTGCCTCTGTTTGTGGAGCATGCCGCCAAAGGGGGCATGGTGCTGCTTACCACCCATCAGGATTTGGATGGTGTTGGGCAGCAGGTGCGTAAAATCCGTTTAACCAACACGCAGGTGAATTAA
- the ccmD gene encoding heme exporter protein CcmD, translating to MNPAFHSWAAFFAMGGYAFYVWLAVAATLLSLLSLWAHTLWQHKQLLADIQRREAREQRIRQANQAPTQQAKNVAHSQEKTQ from the coding sequence ATGAATCCGGCCTTTCATTCTTGGGCGGCATTTTTTGCCATGGGCGGCTACGCCTTTTATGTCTGGCTGGCGGTGGCCGCCACTTTACTGTCACTGTTGAGCTTGTGGGCACATACCCTATGGCAACACAAACAGTTATTAGCGGATATTCAGCGCCGTGAGGCGAGAGAGCAACGTATTCGTCAGGCAAATCAGGCCCCGACTCAGCAAGCCAAAAATGTGGCCCATTCGCAGGAGAAAACACAGTGA
- a CDS encoding DUF4942 domain-containing protein, producing the protein MQTEPDVLTEHNELILSTSIERVVTGRDTALKQIEQLIQQLADISTLTCSIGGKTARDWAMRQDFRCGCWLMENVKTAMTTITRNLDRSIWRDLMLKSGMMALMDAQARDQWYKNLEEGDLPAISEANILSTFEQLHLNKMDVFERGIINVFKGLSWDYKTNSPCSFGKKIIVNNLVTHNRWGFSLNWGWRRDQLADLERMLFLLDGKPIPDNRGDVTTRLMEHIRDNPSKDVYEDAFFSIRYFQKGTAHLTFKRPELTERMNDIIAKHYPGMLVQR; encoded by the coding sequence ATGCAAACAGAACCCGACGTGTTGACGGAACACAATGAACTTATCCTTTCGACCAGTATCGAGCGTGTTGTCACTGGCCGCGATACCGCACTGAAACAAATCGAACAACTCATCCAGCAACTTGCCGACATCTCGACGCTGACCTGCAGTATCGGCGGTAAAACCGCCCGCGACTGGGCGATGCGTCAGGACTTCCGTTGTGGCTGCTGGCTCATGGAAAACGTGAAAACCGCAATGACTACGATAACCCGTAATCTTGATCGCAGTATCTGGCGCGATTTGATGTTGAAGTCTGGCATGATGGCCTTGATGGATGCACAGGCTCGCGACCAGTGGTATAAGAACCTGGAGGAGGGGGATCTACCTGCCATCAGCGAGGCGAATATCCTCAGTACTTTTGAGCAGCTACATCTGAACAAAATGGATGTCTTTGAGCGTGGCATTATCAATGTCTTCAAAGGGCTGTCGTGGGATTACAAAACCAATAGTCCCTGCAGCTTTGGTAAAAAGATCATCGTCAACAATCTGGTGACGCATAACCGCTGGGGATTTAGTTTGAACTGGGGCTGGCGGCGGGATCAACTGGCGGACCTGGAGCGAATGCTGTTTCTGTTGGATGGAAAACCCATCCCTGACAACCGTGGTGATGTTACTACTCGGTTGATGGAGCATATTCGTGATAACCCTTCGAAGGATGTTTACGAAGATGCATTTTTCAGCATTCGTTACTTTCAGAAAGGAACCGCTCATCTGACATTCAAGCGACCTGAGCTGACTGAGAGAATGAATGATATCATTGCCAAGCATTATCCGGGCATGCTAGTCCAGCGATAA
- the ccmE gene encoding cytochrome c maturation protein CcmE, producing the protein MNPRRKSRLYLAIVVLIGIGLTTTLVLYALRANIDLFYTPGEILQGKGERHEKPEIGQRLRIGGMVMPGSVKRDEKTLEMSFKVYDARGVVTVTYTGILPDLFREGQGVVAQGVFAENNTINAKEVLAKHDEKYTPPEVKEAMKENHIRPAEAYNSAVGEGNAS; encoded by the coding sequence GTGAACCCACGTAGGAAAAGTCGACTCTATCTGGCGATTGTGGTGCTGATTGGCATCGGTTTGACCACCACTCTGGTGCTGTATGCGCTGCGGGCTAATATTGATTTGTTTTATACCCCCGGTGAAATTTTGCAGGGCAAGGGCGAGCGCCATGAGAAGCCGGAAATCGGTCAGCGCTTGCGCATTGGCGGTATGGTGATGCCGGGGTCGGTGAAGCGCGACGAAAAAACGTTGGAAATGAGTTTCAAAGTTTATGATGCTCGCGGTGTTGTCACCGTCACTTATACCGGCATTCTGCCCGATCTGTTCCGTGAGGGGCAGGGGGTGGTGGCGCAAGGGGTCTTTGCTGAAAACAACACCATCAATGCCAAAGAAGTCTTAGCAAAACATGATGAAAAATATACCCCACCGGAAGTGAAAGAGGCGATGAAAGAAAATCATATCCGCCCAGCGGAGGCCTATAACAGCGCCGTGGGTGAGGGCAATGCTTCATGA
- the ccmB gene encoding heme exporter protein CcmB gives MFISVLRRELKIAFRKGAEIVNPLWFFLIVITLFPLGIGPEPQLLARIAPGIVWVAALLASLLSLERLFRDDFYDGSLEQLLLLPSPLALTVLGKVCAHWVVTGLPLLILSPLVALLLSLDSNTAIAMALTLLLGTPTLSFIGAIGVALTVGLRKGGVLLSLLVLPLYIPVLIFATAAIDAASMSLPIDGYLAILGAMLAGSATLTPFATAAALRVSVH, from the coding sequence ATGTTTATTAGCGTGTTGCGCCGTGAATTGAAAATTGCCTTCAGAAAAGGTGCAGAAATTGTTAATCCACTCTGGTTTTTTCTGATTGTTATCACCTTGTTTCCACTGGGTATTGGCCCCGAACCACAATTATTGGCGCGCATTGCCCCCGGTATTGTCTGGGTCGCAGCATTATTAGCATCATTATTATCACTGGAGCGGCTCTTCCGTGATGATTTCTACGATGGCTCTCTTGAGCAGTTGCTGTTATTACCTAGCCCGCTGGCACTCACGGTGCTAGGCAAAGTGTGTGCTCACTGGGTTGTTACCGGGCTACCTTTACTGATTTTATCACCGCTGGTCGCGTTGTTGCTTTCCCTCGACAGTAATACCGCCATTGCGATGGCGCTAACGTTGCTTTTGGGGACGCCGACCTTAAGTTTTATCGGCGCTATTGGCGTCGCGCTGACGGTGGGATTACGCAAAGGTGGGGTTCTGCTGAGTTTATTGGTGTTGCCGCTGTATATCCCGGTGTTGATATTTGCCACGGCGGCCATTGATGCCGCGTCTATGTCACTCCCCATCGACGGCTATCTGGCGATTTTGGGAGCCATGTTGGCAGGGAGTGCGACACTGACGCCTTTTGCTACCGCCGCTGCATTGAGAGTAAGTGTGCACTAG